The following are encoded together in the Cyanobacterium aponinum PCC 10605 genome:
- the argF gene encoding ornithine carbamoyltransferase: MVNLKGRDLLSIADLNQQEIRTILDLAADLKSGKKQFQTNKTLGLLFYKASTRTRVSFSVAMYQLGGNVIDLNPSRTQVGRGEPLQDTARVLDRYLDILAIRTFAQEDIQTFADYSDIPIINALTDLEHPCQILADLQTIEESFGSLEGITMTYLGDGNNVAHSLLLGGVLMGMNVRIATPEGYEPNKDIIKQAQALAKKSEQVVITHNAKEAVENTQVLYTDVWASMGQEEESATREPIFQPYQINEELLGIADKSAIVLHCLPAYRGKEITEEVMEGNQSRIWDEAENRMHAQKALMACLLGLSD, translated from the coding sequence ATGGTCAATTTAAAAGGTAGAGATTTATTGAGTATTGCTGACTTAAATCAACAAGAAATTAGAACCATCTTAGATTTAGCCGCCGATTTAAAAAGTGGAAAAAAACAGTTTCAAACCAATAAAACTTTAGGACTATTATTTTATAAAGCATCCACTCGCACAAGGGTTTCTTTTAGTGTGGCAATGTATCAATTGGGGGGTAATGTTATTGACTTAAATCCCAGTCGCACTCAAGTGGGTAGAGGAGAACCTTTACAAGATACTGCGAGAGTATTGGATCGTTATTTGGATATTTTAGCCATTCGCACTTTTGCTCAAGAAGATATACAAACTTTTGCTGACTATAGTGATATTCCTATTATTAATGCTCTGACAGATTTAGAACATCCCTGCCAAATTTTAGCGGATTTACAAACTATTGAGGAGTCTTTTGGTAGTTTAGAAGGAATAACAATGACTTATTTAGGAGATGGAAATAATGTTGCTCATTCTTTGCTTTTAGGGGGAGTTTTGATGGGGATGAATGTCAGAATTGCGACTCCTGAAGGATATGAACCCAATAAAGACATTATTAAACAGGCTCAAGCCTTGGCAAAAAAATCAGAGCAAGTAGTAATCACTCATAATGCAAAAGAAGCAGTGGAAAATACTCAAGTTTTATATACTGATGTCTGGGCTAGTATGGGACAAGAAGAAGAAAGCGCTACTAGAGAGCCTATATTTCAGCCTTATCAAATTAATGAAGAATTATTAGGTATTGCGGATAAGTCGGCGATTGTTTTACATTGTCTTCCTGCTTACCGAGGGAAAGAAATTACGGAAGAGGTGATGGAGGGTAATCAATCTCGCATTTGGGATGAGGCAGAAAATAGAATGCACGCTCAAAAGGCATTAATGGCTTGTTTGTTGGGATTGAGTGATTAA
- the fabD gene encoding ACP S-malonyltransferase translates to MTKTAWVFPGQGSQTQGMGMDLIEVAQDKFKQAEEILGWSIIQRCQGDEETLSRTLYTQPCLYTIEAILVDLLKDKGKNADFVAGHSLGEYVALYAANVYDFATGLNLVKMRSQFMDQAQGGKMVALMKFNREILEKTIENTENVVLANDNSDGQVVISGEPNAVDEVVEAVKAKLAVPLKVSGAFHSPLMAIAAAEFAKVLDEAEFKDAQIPVLANVDPNPSIDGQEIKERLKQQMTGGVRWREIMAQMPSLGVQEVIEIGPGKVLTGLFKRSVKDVSLVNINGLENL, encoded by the coding sequence ATGACTAAAACAGCATGGGTATTCCCCGGGCAGGGTTCACAAACTCAAGGCATGGGGATGGATTTAATTGAAGTGGCACAGGATAAATTTAAACAGGCAGAGGAAATATTGGGATGGTCTATTATCCAGAGGTGTCAAGGAGATGAAGAAACTCTTTCTCGTACTCTTTATACCCAACCGTGTTTATATACCATAGAAGCAATTTTAGTCGATTTATTGAAGGATAAAGGCAAAAATGCCGATTTTGTCGCAGGACATAGTTTAGGGGAATATGTGGCTCTTTATGCCGCCAATGTGTATGATTTTGCTACAGGCTTAAATCTTGTGAAGATGCGATCGCAGTTTATGGATCAAGCCCAAGGAGGCAAAATGGTAGCTTTAATGAAATTTAACAGAGAAATCCTTGAGAAAACCATAGAAAATACAGAAAATGTCGTTTTAGCCAATGATAATAGCGATGGTCAGGTGGTTATTTCTGGAGAACCTAATGCCGTTGATGAAGTAGTAGAAGCCGTAAAAGCTAAATTGGCCGTACCTCTTAAAGTTTCGGGGGCGTTTCATTCTCCTTTAATGGCGATAGCCGCCGCAGAATTTGCCAAAGTTTTAGACGAAGCGGAGTTTAAAGACGCTCAAATACCTGTTTTAGCAAATGTTGATCCCAATCCTAGTATTGATGGACAAGAAATTAAAGAAAGATTAAAACAACAAATGACAGGGGGAGTGCGATGGCGTGAAATTATGGCACAAATGCCCTCATTAGGTGTTCAAGAAGTGATAGAAATTGGGCCGGGGAAGGTGTTAACGGGTTTATTTAAGCGTAGTGTCAAAGATGTAAGTTTAGTTAATATAAATGGCTTAGAAAATCTTTAA
- a CDS encoding cytochrome ubiquinol oxidase subunit I — protein MDFLSDTLILSRMQFAFTAIFHMLWPVLTTGMAIYLVIVEGLWLKTKNPDYYHHARFWSKLYVLNFGIGVASGSPMAFQFGTNWAPFSESVGDFFGSVLGFEATMAFMLEAGFLGIMLFGWQRVNPTIHYIATICVAVGANLSTFWILTANSWLQTPAGGDFVDGKFIVKDYFAAIANPFMLKSVSHMFLATLETSLFVIGGISAWYILKKRHQAFFAKSFKIVLAVAIAITPLQIFVGHLSAEQVYHHQPTKLAAMEAQWETIPAGEKADWSLLAFPDEKTENNKWEITIPNAFPYILEFKSRLSEPVLGLKEWTPENRPRMVGLIYYSFRLMSGIAFVLVGVMLVSAIQWLRGKLSEENIIQQKWLMISWMWCAPLGYLAVESGWIVRCVGRQPWTVYGEIRTADAVSNLPAGDVLTSLTIFICLYTVLFFSALYFGSRIIAKGPKFDLPLPGDDKDLPVEVDSAQHIPDSRPI, from the coding sequence ATGGATTTTCTTTCTGACACTCTCATTCTTTCTCGAATGCAATTTGCATTCACTGCTATTTTTCATATGTTATGGCCTGTTTTAACTACAGGTATGGCAATTTATTTAGTGATTGTCGAGGGTTTATGGTTAAAGACGAAAAACCCCGATTATTACCATCATGCCCGTTTTTGGTCTAAGTTATATGTGTTAAACTTCGGTATTGGTGTAGCTTCAGGATCGCCTATGGCGTTTCAGTTTGGCACTAATTGGGCGCCTTTTTCTGAGTCGGTGGGAGATTTTTTCGGTAGTGTTTTAGGTTTTGAAGCAACCATGGCATTTATGCTCGAAGCTGGATTTTTAGGTATTATGCTATTTGGTTGGCAAAGGGTTAACCCCACAATTCACTATATTGCTACTATCTGTGTGGCAGTTGGTGCAAATCTATCTACTTTCTGGATTTTAACGGCTAACTCTTGGTTACAAACTCCTGCTGGGGGTGATTTTGTCGATGGCAAGTTCATTGTTAAAGATTATTTTGCGGCCATTGCTAATCCTTTTATGCTTAAGAGTGTATCTCATATGTTTTTAGCTACCCTTGAAACTTCTCTTTTTGTCATCGGTGGTATCAGTGCATGGTATATTCTCAAGAAGCGTCATCAGGCTTTTTTTGCTAAATCTTTTAAAATAGTATTAGCCGTTGCGATCGCAATTACACCTTTACAAATATTTGTGGGTCATTTAAGTGCAGAACAAGTATATCATCATCAACCTACCAAATTAGCGGCAATGGAGGCACAATGGGAAACAATTCCTGCGGGGGAAAAAGCCGATTGGAGTTTATTAGCTTTTCCCGATGAAAAAACCGAGAATAATAAATGGGAAATTACCATTCCCAATGCCTTTCCTTACATTCTTGAGTTTAAGTCCCGTTTGAGTGAACCTGTGTTAGGTTTAAAAGAATGGACTCCTGAAAATCGTCCTCGCATGGTGGGTTTAATCTATTATTCATTCCGTTTAATGAGTGGTATAGCCTTTGTCTTAGTAGGCGTAATGCTTGTGAGCGCCATTCAATGGTTAAGAGGCAAACTATCAGAGGAAAATATTATTCAACAAAAATGGTTAATGATTTCTTGGATGTGGTGCGCACCTTTGGGGTATTTAGCCGTTGAGTCTGGTTGGATAGTGCGTTGCGTAGGAAGACAACCTTGGACTGTTTATGGTGAAATTCGTACGGCAGATGCGGTTTCTAATTTACCCGCCGGGGATGTTTTAACTTCTTTAACTATTTTCATTTGTCTCTATACAGTGTTATTCTTTTCTGCTTTATATTTCGGTAGTCGTATCATTGCTAAAGGACCTAAATTTGACTTACCTCTACCCGGAGATGATAAAGATTTACCAGTGGAAGTAGATTCTGCTCAACATATTCCTGATAGTCGCCCTATTTAG
- the cydB gene encoding cytochrome d ubiquinol oxidase subunit II, with protein MESLNYLLPLVWFAILALFLFMYVMLDGFDLGVGILSLTSSSEERRSVLMTSLSNVWDANATWLILMGGSLFGSFPLAYSTILNALYIPIMIMILGLVVRTVSFEFRENSRRKLFWNLAFGIGSFVATLGQGFALAGVIEGIHVDASGHFIGSTWDWFNWRSVVVALTLIQGYVLIGSCYLIMKTTGSLQETHYKTAKIAAITTLIGAIAITTVTPIFSIFARNRLFDKPFIYVFSAIPILGVILVILLLRSLAKKREVTPFIYTILIFLLTFVGLALVVFPYIIPPSVTIFDAAASPSSLVFMLTFIGFLIPIMLFYNVYNYFVFRGKITGN; from the coding sequence ATGGAATCACTTAATTATCTTTTACCATTGGTATGGTTTGCCATCCTTGCTTTATTTCTATTTATGTATGTGATGTTGGATGGTTTTGATTTAGGGGTAGGGATTCTCTCTCTTACCTCTTCTTCTGAAGAAAGGCGTAGCGTTTTAATGACAAGTTTAAGTAATGTCTGGGATGCCAATGCTACATGGTTAATCTTAATGGGGGGAAGTCTTTTTGGTTCGTTTCCCCTCGCTTATAGTACCATTTTAAATGCTCTTTATATCCCGATTATGATTATGATTTTGGGGTTAGTGGTGCGTACGGTTTCTTTTGAATTTAGGGAAAATTCTCGTCGTAAGTTATTCTGGAATTTGGCTTTTGGGATAGGTAGTTTTGTGGCAACTTTAGGGCAGGGTTTCGCCCTTGCAGGTGTTATTGAGGGTATTCATGTGGATGCTAGTGGACATTTTATTGGTTCGACTTGGGATTGGTTTAACTGGCGTAGTGTGGTGGTTGCTTTAACTCTTATTCAGGGTTATGTTTTAATTGGTTCTTGTTATTTGATTATGAAAACGACGGGAAGTCTTCAAGAAACTCATTATAAAACCGCTAAGATTGCCGCTATTACTACTCTTATCGGTGCGATCGCAATTACTACTGTAACCCCTATATTCTCTATTTTTGCTAGAAATAGGCTCTTTGATAAACCTTTTATTTATGTATTTAGCGCCATTCCCATTTTAGGAGTAATTCTGGTGATTTTACTTTTAAGGAGTTTAGCTAAAAAAAGAGAAGTTACCCCATTTATTTACACAATTTTAATTTTCTTATTAACTTTTGTGGGATTAGCTTTAGTTGTATTTCCTTACATAATCCCTCCAAGTGTAACTATTTTTGATGCAGCAGCATCTCCTAGCTCTTTAGTTTTTATGTTGACTTTTATCGGTTTTTTAATTCCGATTATGCTGTTTTATAACGTTTATAATTACTTTGTTTTTCGAGGCAAAATTACAGGTAATTAA